A genomic region of Micromonospora sp. NBRC 110009 contains the following coding sequences:
- a CDS encoding ABC transporter permease — translation MSTVTWITARGLFGRRRFLLLLPLPVLLLALAILSRSLGVDPGQWGPPVLVGLGLAVVLPVVALIVGTGVLGAEIDDGTVVHILTKPLPRWQIVLPKLAVATGVTAVTVAVPLYVAGVLADSVRLGLALAAASALGALAYSALFLALSLLTRRPVLLGLVYVLIWEGLLGRFVDGTKVLSIQQWVIALADRMAPTDLLATTVSVPVAAVLTGLVVVGFTVLAVDRLRSFSVAGETS, via the coding sequence ATGTCGACGGTTACCTGGATCACCGCGCGCGGACTCTTCGGCCGGCGCCGGTTCCTGCTGCTGCTCCCGCTGCCCGTGCTGCTGCTGGCGCTGGCCATCCTCTCCCGCTCGCTCGGCGTGGACCCGGGCCAGTGGGGCCCGCCGGTGCTGGTCGGCCTCGGGCTCGCCGTGGTGCTGCCGGTCGTCGCGCTGATCGTCGGCACCGGGGTGCTCGGCGCCGAGATCGATGACGGCACAGTGGTGCACATCCTCACCAAGCCGCTGCCGCGCTGGCAGATCGTGCTGCCGAAGCTGGCGGTGGCCACCGGGGTCACCGCGGTCACCGTCGCCGTGCCGCTCTACGTCGCGGGCGTGCTCGCCGATTCGGTACGCCTCGGACTGGCCCTGGCCGCCGCGTCGGCGCTGGGCGCGCTGGCGTACTCGGCGCTGTTCCTGGCGCTGAGTCTGCTCACCCGCCGGCCGGTGCTGCTCGGCCTGGTCTACGTGCTGATCTGGGAGGGGCTGCTGGGCCGGTTCGTGGACGGCACCAAGGTGCTCTCCATTCAGCAGTGGGTGATCGCGCTGGCCGACCGAATGGCCCCCACCGACCTGCTCGCCACCACGGTCTCGGTTCCGGTCGCCGCCGTGCTCACCGGCCTCGTCGTGGTCGGCTTCACGGTGCTCGCCGTCGACCGCCTCCGCTCCTTCAGCGTGGCCGGCGAAACGAGCTGA